Proteins encoded by one window of Clupea harengus unplaced genomic scaffold, Ch_v2.0.2, whole genome shotgun sequence:
- the LOC122131940 gene encoding creatine kinase S-type, mitochondrial-like, with translation MWNERLGYILTCPSNLGTGLRAGVHVKLPKLSQDARFGKILENMRLQKRGTGGVDTAAVGDTFDISNNDRLGKSEVELVQTLIDGINFLIECEKRLEKGQDFKVPPPVSQFKK, from the exons ATGTGGAACGAGCGCCTGGGCTACATCCTCACCTGCCCCTCCAACCTGGGCACAGGCCTGAGAGCTGGTGTGCACGTCAAACTGCCCAAACTCAGCCAG GATGCCCGCTTTGGCAAGATCCTGGAAAACATGCGTCTGCAGAAACGCGGCACTGGTGGCGTGGACACAGCTGCCGTGGGTGACACCTTTGACATCTCAAACAATGACCGTCTGGGAAAGTCTGAG GTCGAGCTGGTTCAGACACTAATAGACGGCATCAACTTCCTGATCGAGTGCGAGAAGCGCTTGGAGAAAGGCCAGGACTTCAAAGTCCCGCCTCCCGTGTCTCAGTTCAAGAAGTGA